In Micromonospora sp. LH3U1, one genomic interval encodes:
- the glgC gene encoding glucose-1-phosphate adenylyltransferase has protein sequence MAAKVLAIVLAGGEGKRLMPLTTDRAKPAVPFGGMYRMVDFVLSNLANAGYLKIVVLTQYKSHSLDRHITKTWRMSTLLGNYVTPVPAQQRRGPWWFAGSADAIYQSFNLINDEQPDYVIVFGADHIYRMDPRQMVEDHIASGAAVTVAGIRQPLSTADQFGVIEVGEDGKRIRAFREKPTDAVGLPDAPDEIYASMGNYVFTTRALCEAVERDAEDKSSKHDMGGSIIPMLVERGEANVYDFRDNEVPGSTDRDLGYWRDVGTLDSFYDAHMDLINVHPVFNMYNFDWPIYTEQPPWPPAKFVHQWGERVGRAVGSMVSPGVVISGSLVENSIVSPKVRVHSWAHVEGSVLMEGVEIGRHAVIRRAILDKNVFVPEGAEIGVDLEKDRQRYTVSDNGIVVIGKGQKVEL, from the coding sequence ATGGCTGCCAAGGTGCTCGCGATCGTCCTGGCGGGTGGTGAGGGCAAGCGCCTGATGCCACTCACCACGGACCGGGCCAAGCCGGCCGTCCCGTTCGGCGGGATGTACCGCATGGTCGACTTCGTCCTCTCCAACCTGGCCAACGCCGGCTATCTGAAGATCGTCGTGCTGACCCAGTACAAGTCCCACTCCCTCGACCGACACATCACCAAGACCTGGCGGATGTCCACGCTGCTCGGCAACTACGTCACCCCGGTACCCGCGCAGCAGCGTCGTGGCCCGTGGTGGTTCGCCGGTTCGGCCGACGCCATCTACCAGAGCTTCAATCTGATCAACGACGAGCAGCCCGACTACGTGATCGTCTTCGGCGCCGACCACATCTACCGGATGGACCCGCGGCAGATGGTGGAGGACCACATCGCCTCCGGCGCCGCGGTGACCGTCGCCGGCATCCGTCAGCCGCTGTCGACCGCCGACCAGTTCGGCGTCATCGAGGTCGGCGAGGACGGCAAGCGGATCCGGGCGTTCCGCGAGAAGCCCACCGACGCGGTCGGCCTGCCCGACGCACCGGACGAGATCTACGCCTCGATGGGCAACTACGTCTTCACCACCCGGGCGCTCTGCGAGGCGGTCGAGCGCGACGCGGAAGACAAGAGCAGCAAGCACGACATGGGCGGCAGCATCATCCCGATGCTCGTCGAGCGGGGCGAGGCGAACGTCTACGACTTCCGCGACAACGAGGTGCCGGGCAGCACCGACCGGGACCTCGGCTACTGGCGCGACGTGGGAACGCTCGACTCGTTCTACGACGCGCACATGGATCTGATCAACGTGCACCCCGTGTTCAACATGTACAACTTCGACTGGCCGATCTACACGGAGCAGCCGCCGTGGCCGCCGGCGAAATTCGTACACCAGTGGGGTGAGCGGGTCGGCCGGGCCGTCGGTTCGATGGTCTCCCCGGGCGTGGTGATCTCCGGATCGCTGGTGGAAAACTCGATCGTCTCGCCGAAGGTGCGGGTGCACTCCTGGGCGCACGTCGAGGGCTCGGTGCTGATGGAGGGTGTCGAGATCGGCCGGCACGCGGTGATCCGGCGGGCCATCCTGGACAAGAACGTGTTCGTCCCGGAGGGCGCCGAGATCGGCGTCGACCTGGAGAAGGACCGGCAGCGCTACACCGTCTCCGACAACGGCATCGTGGTGATCGGCAAGGGCCAGAAGGTCGAGCTGTGA
- the pgm gene encoding phosphoglucomutase (alpha-D-glucose-1,6-bisphosphate-dependent), whose protein sequence is MTHPRAGQPAQPADLVDVPRLVTAYYAEHPDPTDPAQQVSFGTSGHRGSSLRNAFNSDHILAVTQALCDYRREQGLDGPLFLARDTHALSAPAAVDALEVLAANGVTVLVDSRDGYTPTPALSHAILTHNRGRTSGLADGIVITPSHNPPDDGGFKYNPTNGGPADTDVTRWIQDRANAILAAGLKEVRRITYARARAADTTGEYDFLANYVDDLPAVIDIDAIRDAGIRIGADPLGGASVAYWGEIAERHRLDLTVVNPTVDPTWRFMTLDGDGKIRMDCSSPNAMASLIAARADYQISTGNDADADRHGIVTPDAGLMNPNHYLAVAIGHLFRTRTEWGPAAAVGKTLVSSSMIDRVAADLGRPLLEVPVGFKWFVPGLLDGAVGFGGEESAGASFLRRDGSTWTTDKDGLLLCLLAAEILATTGRSPSEHWAELADRFGAPAYARIDAPASREQKAVLAKLSPEQVTATELAGEPITATLTTAPGNGAPIGGLKVTTESGWFAARPSGTEDVYKIYAESFQGPEHLSRLQQEAKDLVTQVLG, encoded by the coding sequence GTGACCCATCCCCGTGCCGGCCAGCCCGCCCAGCCCGCCGACCTGGTCGACGTGCCGCGCCTGGTGACCGCCTACTACGCCGAGCACCCCGATCCCACGGACCCGGCGCAGCAGGTCTCCTTCGGCACCTCCGGCCACCGCGGCTCCAGCCTGCGCAACGCGTTCAACTCCGACCACATCCTGGCGGTCACCCAGGCGCTCTGCGACTACCGGCGGGAGCAGGGCCTCGACGGGCCGCTCTTCCTCGCCCGGGACACCCACGCGCTCTCCGCGCCGGCCGCCGTGGACGCCCTGGAGGTGCTCGCCGCCAACGGGGTCACCGTCCTGGTCGACAGCCGCGACGGCTACACCCCGACCCCGGCGCTGTCGCACGCGATCCTCACCCACAACCGGGGGCGTACCAGCGGGCTCGCCGACGGCATCGTCATCACCCCGTCGCACAATCCGCCCGACGACGGCGGTTTCAAGTACAACCCCACCAACGGCGGGCCGGCCGACACCGATGTGACCCGGTGGATCCAGGACCGGGCCAACGCCATCCTCGCCGCCGGGCTCAAGGAGGTCCGTCGGATCACCTACGCGCGGGCCCGGGCCGCCGACACGACCGGGGAGTACGACTTCCTCGCCAACTACGTGGACGACCTGCCGGCGGTGATCGACATCGACGCCATCCGCGACGCCGGGATCCGGATCGGCGCGGACCCGCTGGGCGGGGCGAGCGTGGCGTACTGGGGTGAGATCGCCGAGCGGCACCGGCTGGACCTGACCGTGGTCAACCCGACGGTCGACCCGACCTGGCGGTTCATGACCCTCGACGGCGACGGCAAGATCCGGATGGACTGCTCCTCGCCGAACGCGATGGCGTCGCTGATCGCCGCCCGAGCCGACTACCAGATCTCCACCGGCAACGACGCGGACGCCGACCGGCACGGCATCGTGACCCCGGACGCCGGCCTGATGAACCCCAACCACTACCTGGCGGTGGCGATCGGTCACCTGTTCCGCACCCGCACCGAGTGGGGTCCGGCGGCGGCGGTGGGCAAGACCCTGGTCTCCTCGTCGATGATCGACCGGGTCGCCGCCGACCTGGGCCGGCCGCTGTTGGAGGTGCCGGTCGGCTTCAAGTGGTTCGTGCCAGGTCTGCTGGACGGGGCGGTCGGCTTCGGCGGTGAGGAGAGCGCCGGGGCGTCGTTCCTGCGCCGCGACGGTTCCACCTGGACCACCGACAAGGACGGCCTGCTGCTCTGCCTGCTCGCCGCCGAGATCCTGGCCACCACCGGTCGCAGCCCGAGCGAGCACTGGGCGGAGCTGGCCGACCGGTTCGGCGCACCCGCGTACGCCCGGATCGACGCCCCGGCCAGCCGGGAGCAGAAGGCCGTGCTCGCCAAGCTCTCCCCGGAGCAGGTCACCGCCACCGAGCTGGCCGGTGAGCCGATCACCGCGACGTTGACCACCGCGCCCGGCAACGGTGCGCCCATCGGCGGCCTCAAGGTCACCACCGAGTCCGGCTGGTTCGCCGCGAGACCCTCCGGCACGGAGGACGTCTACAAGATCTACGCCGAGTCCTTCCAGGGTCCGGAGCACCTCAGCCGTCTCCAGCAGGAGGCCAAGGACCTCGTCACGCAGGTTCTCGGCTGA
- a CDS encoding polysaccharide biosynthesis protein, protein MGRARVSRRRTAIFLAADALAWVGGFTVAGWARYELALTIHQAVNAVLLGGAAAVLHVGVSALRRIRSGRQPLGSIEEVRGLAGTTATTAAIVLVSLLALGERPVPASSPVIGGALALLLMLSFRLLHRHRRDRAMRPDARSATPVLLFGLGEAGQGLVRAMLGDPKGRYLPVGALDDDPGKYDLRIAGVPVLGSRHQLVGAIRSTGATTVIFAVANADATLIREVREATLRSGAAFKVLPPVRELVDHRITVSDVRDVQISDLLGRRQVVGDLTLDDNGLTGRRVLVTGAGGSIGSELCRQIMRANPGELMMLDRDESALHSLQMSLTGRALLDGPELILADLRDDEGVRRIMRDRRPEIVFHAAALKHLTLLERHPGEAVKTNVWGTLTVLEACRDVARFVNISTDKAADPISVLGYSKRITEMLTAHAAATYPGTFLSVRFGNVLSSRGSVVTAFQRQIEARQPLTVTDPNVTRYLMTVQEAVHLVLQAAAIGRAGEALVLDMGEPVRIDDLARRMVEQAASPVPIVYTGLRPGEKLHEDLLGQGEADHRPLHPLISHVTVPVLDPFEVSGLDPFDEPDKVTDQLARLCGILPSPLPDRRRGIPLAR, encoded by the coding sequence ATGGGCCGCGCCAGGGTGAGTCGTCGTCGGACCGCCATCTTTCTCGCCGCCGACGCCCTCGCGTGGGTCGGAGGTTTCACGGTCGCTGGCTGGGCGAGGTACGAGCTCGCTCTCACCATCCACCAGGCGGTCAACGCGGTACTGCTCGGCGGGGCCGCCGCCGTGCTGCATGTCGGCGTCAGCGCGCTGCGCCGGATCCGTTCCGGTCGCCAACCTCTCGGCAGCATCGAGGAGGTCCGTGGGCTCGCCGGTACCACCGCCACCACGGCAGCGATCGTCCTCGTCTCCCTCCTCGCGCTCGGCGAGCGCCCGGTACCTGCCAGCAGTCCCGTGATCGGTGGTGCTCTGGCGCTGCTGCTGATGCTCAGCTTCCGTCTCCTGCATCGGCACCGAAGGGACCGCGCCATGCGCCCCGACGCCCGTTCGGCGACCCCGGTGCTGCTCTTCGGCCTCGGCGAGGCCGGGCAGGGGCTGGTCCGCGCGATGCTCGGCGACCCGAAGGGCCGTTACCTGCCCGTCGGCGCGCTCGACGACGACCCGGGCAAATACGACCTGCGCATCGCCGGCGTCCCGGTGCTGGGCAGCCGGCACCAACTCGTCGGGGCGATCCGCAGCACCGGGGCGACCACCGTGATCTTCGCCGTGGCGAACGCCGACGCCACGCTGATCCGTGAGGTCCGGGAGGCCACCCTCCGAAGCGGCGCGGCTTTCAAGGTGCTTCCGCCGGTCCGGGAGCTGGTGGACCATCGGATCACGGTCAGCGACGTACGGGACGTACAGATCAGTGACCTGCTCGGCCGACGCCAGGTGGTCGGCGATCTGACCCTGGACGACAACGGACTCACCGGCCGACGCGTTCTGGTCACCGGCGCCGGGGGCTCGATCGGCTCGGAGCTGTGCCGGCAGATCATGCGCGCCAACCCCGGTGAGCTGATGATGCTCGACCGGGACGAGTCGGCCCTGCACAGCCTCCAGATGTCGCTCACCGGGCGTGCGCTGTTGGACGGCCCCGAACTCATCCTCGCCGACCTTCGGGACGACGAAGGTGTCCGACGCATCATGCGGGACCGCCGACCCGAGATCGTCTTCCACGCGGCGGCACTGAAGCATCTGACCCTGCTGGAACGTCATCCGGGGGAAGCGGTCAAGACCAACGTCTGGGGGACCCTCACCGTCCTGGAGGCCTGCCGGGATGTCGCTCGCTTCGTCAACATCTCCACCGACAAGGCCGCCGACCCGATCAGCGTGCTCGGCTACTCGAAGCGCATCACCGAGATGCTGACCGCGCACGCCGCGGCGACCTACCCGGGCACCTTCCTGAGCGTCCGGTTCGGCAACGTCCTGAGCAGCCGAGGCTCGGTGGTGACCGCCTTCCAGCGGCAGATCGAGGCGAGGCAGCCACTGACCGTCACCGACCCCAACGTGACGCGGTACCTGATGACGGTGCAGGAGGCGGTGCACCTGGTCCTCCAGGCGGCCGCCATCGGCCGCGCCGGGGAAGCCCTGGTCCTCGACATGGGCGAGCCGGTACGGATCGACGATCTGGCCCGCCGCATGGTGGAGCAGGCGGCCAGTCCGGTCCCGATCGTCTACACCGGGCTGCGGCCCGGGGAGAAACTGCACGAGGACCTTCTCGGCCAGGGGGAGGCCGACCATCGGCCGTTGCACCCGCTGATCTCGCACGTGACCGTCCCCGTCCTGGACCCCTTCGAGGTCAGTGGACTGGACCCGTTCGACGAACCAGACAAGGTGACCGACCAGCTCGCCCGGCTCTGCGGCATCCTGCCCAGCCCGCTCCCGGACCGCCGCAGGGGTATCCCGCTAGCACGCTGA
- a CDS encoding NAD(+)/NADH kinase has protein sequence MDPIRLGLVLHPTRDVSPVVGTIMAWAARHRVALAVRDQDRHRVPDSVQAVPEDELADQSGMLVTIGGDGTMLGALRLAIRDPKPVLGVHLGKLGFLVEVEPPELPAALDRLLTGDYTVEAHSCLACTVCGDDVVAFNDIALVRHPGQGFVSANLAVDGQQYGYYRCDALVVCTPTGSTAYSYAAGGPLISPATRAVVVTPSAPMAGISRSVVLSPEETVQLELRPGSGPVAVEVDGRVIRDESTSGVVDIHYRPDAGLVVRLDPRRHQERNQLKLRLLDLPLLPEQLRELLPESLRRQLGRREEPLR, from the coding sequence ATGGATCCGATCCGGCTCGGGCTGGTGCTCCATCCCACCCGGGACGTGTCCCCGGTGGTGGGCACGATCATGGCCTGGGCCGCTCGCCACCGCGTCGCCCTGGCGGTTCGCGACCAGGACCGGCACCGGGTGCCCGACTCGGTCCAGGCGGTTCCGGAAGACGAACTCGCCGACCAGTCGGGCATGTTGGTCACCATCGGCGGGGACGGCACGATGCTGGGCGCGCTGCGGCTGGCCATCCGCGATCCGAAGCCGGTGCTCGGCGTCCACCTGGGCAAGCTGGGGTTCCTCGTGGAGGTGGAGCCACCGGAGCTGCCGGCGGCGCTGGACCGGCTGCTGACCGGGGATTACACCGTCGAGGCACACAGCTGCCTGGCCTGCACCGTGTGCGGCGACGATGTCGTCGCGTTCAACGACATCGCGCTGGTCCGCCACCCGGGGCAGGGCTTCGTCAGCGCCAACCTGGCGGTCGACGGGCAACAGTATGGCTACTACCGTTGTGACGCCCTGGTGGTGTGCACCCCGACCGGGTCGACGGCCTACAGCTACGCCGCTGGCGGCCCGCTGATCTCTCCCGCCACGCGGGCGGTGGTGGTGACGCCCAGCGCCCCGATGGCGGGCATCTCCCGTTCGGTGGTGCTCTCTCCGGAGGAGACGGTGCAGCTGGAGCTGCGCCCCGGGTCCGGGCCGGTCGCGGTGGAGGTGGACGGGCGGGTGATTCGCGACGAGTCGACATCGGGCGTGGTGGACATCCATTACCGCCCCGACGCCGGTCTGGTGGTCCGCCTCGACCCGCGCCGCCACCAGGAACGCAACCAGCTCAAGCTCAGGCTGCTGGATCTGCCGCTGCTGCCGGAGCAGCTGCGCGAGCTATTACCGGAGAGCCTGCGCCGCCAGCTCGGCCGTCGCGAAGAGCCCCTCCGGTAA
- a CDS encoding DegT/DnrJ/EryC1/StrS family aminotransferase, whose translation MSIADDTYPVARPSLSELEERYVVDAVRSGWISSQGPYLRDFEERFARRCAADTAVTTSNGTVALHLVLAAAGIGPGDEVIVPALTYVATANAVAYCGARTVCVDVLPESWCVDPAAVRAAIGPRTRAVIAVDLYGHPADYAALRELCGRHGLLLVADAAESFGATLDGQPTGSLADVTTFSFFGNKVITSGEGGCVTTSDHGLADRMRLLRNQGMDPHRRYHFPVLGYNYRMTNLCAALLCAQLERADEIIASRDRVIAGYEEQLADEPALSAQPVVPGVRRAPWMAAFLVGGQGDTTSRDALARALGRLGVETRPFFLPVPKLPAHHDPAADCPVTGDLSRRGINLPTYADLTEPAVKAVVERVRAALATIA comes from the coding sequence ATGAGCATCGCGGACGACACCTATCCGGTGGCCCGACCGAGCCTCTCCGAGTTGGAGGAGCGGTACGTGGTCGACGCGGTGCGCAGCGGATGGATCTCGTCGCAGGGGCCGTACCTGCGTGACTTCGAGGAACGATTCGCCCGGCGCTGCGCCGCCGACACCGCGGTGACGACCAGCAACGGCACGGTCGCCCTGCACCTGGTCCTCGCGGCGGCCGGCATCGGGCCGGGGGACGAGGTGATCGTCCCCGCGCTGACCTACGTGGCGACCGCCAACGCCGTCGCGTACTGCGGCGCCCGCACCGTCTGTGTGGATGTCCTGCCGGAGAGCTGGTGCGTCGACCCCGCCGCGGTACGGGCCGCCATCGGCCCGCGTACCAGGGCGGTCATCGCCGTCGACCTGTACGGCCACCCGGCCGACTACGCTGCGCTGCGCGAACTCTGCGGCCGGCACGGCCTGCTCCTGGTCGCCGATGCGGCGGAGTCGTTCGGTGCCACCCTCGACGGGCAACCCACCGGCTCGCTGGCCGACGTCACGACCTTCTCGTTCTTCGGCAACAAGGTGATCACCTCCGGTGAGGGCGGCTGCGTGACCACGTCCGACCACGGATTGGCGGATCGGATGCGCCTGCTGCGCAACCAGGGCATGGATCCGCACCGGCGCTACCACTTCCCGGTACTCGGCTACAACTACCGGATGACGAACCTGTGCGCCGCGCTGCTCTGCGCACAGCTCGAACGGGCCGACGAGATCATCGCCAGCCGGGACCGGGTGATCGCCGGGTACGAGGAGCAGTTGGCCGACGAGCCGGCGCTGTCGGCGCAGCCGGTGGTCCCCGGAGTCCGCCGCGCGCCCTGGATGGCGGCCTTCCTGGTCGGGGGCCAGGGGGACACGACGTCCCGGGACGCACTGGCCCGTGCACTCGGCCGGCTCGGCGTGGAGACCCGTCCCTTCTTCCTGCCGGTCCCCAAACTGCCCGCGCACCACGATCCGGCTGCGGACTGCCCGGTGACCGGCGATCTGAGCCGGCGCGGCATCAACCTGCCCACGTACGCCGATCTGACCGAACCGGCGGTCAAGGCGGTGGTGGAGCGCGTCCGCGCGGCCCTGGCCACCATTGCCTGA
- a CDS encoding glycosyltransferase encodes MKVAVDASPIRPGHAAGLEAFTYGLLTGMAADTSCDLRVNVLRGTQAQWEGQVPATRIAWTEVAQPLRSDNPAGQLLRRWTPRAMRNSLAVRTAVNAVRQRSVVRHSDVDVTLFPFHCAPIGSGTSVVVLHDLRHLGVEFHAPGFAAVIRENVARAAAIVVTWPHPYQEALRLFPEAAERTVLIPTPTFQPAPGRAHTRPEPGLLVYPSSTAEHKNHATLLEAMALLPDCRLICPGPLVEPEASRLLSRAALPDLRGRVSFPGFVSLDELNAIYARADAVVVPSLWEAASGAMLEAFSWGLPVACADVEPLLAQLEFNRAEATVFRAKDPRSLADAVRRLLGDRERYAAASRRANERLAGRTWEATGRDYLDVLRWAAQGGSGPVPRSPFVAAKGEAS; translated from the coding sequence GTGAAGGTTGCGGTCGACGCCTCACCCATCCGTCCCGGTCATGCCGCCGGGCTCGAAGCCTTCACCTACGGCCTGCTCACCGGCATGGCCGCGGACACGTCCTGCGACCTGCGGGTGAATGTCCTGCGGGGCACCCAGGCCCAGTGGGAGGGTCAGGTGCCCGCCACGCGGATCGCCTGGACCGAGGTGGCTCAGCCGCTACGCTCCGACAACCCTGCCGGCCAACTGTTGCGCCGCTGGACGCCGAGGGCGATGCGCAACTCCCTCGCTGTCCGCACGGCCGTCAACGCGGTCCGGCAACGGTCCGTCGTGCGACACAGTGACGTCGACGTCACGCTGTTTCCGTTCCACTGTGCTCCGATCGGGTCCGGCACGTCGGTCGTCGTTCTGCACGACCTGCGCCACCTGGGGGTCGAGTTCCACGCCCCCGGCTTCGCGGCGGTGATTCGGGAGAACGTGGCTCGTGCGGCGGCGATCGTGGTCACCTGGCCGCATCCGTACCAGGAGGCACTGCGCCTCTTCCCGGAGGCTGCAGAACGGACCGTGCTCATCCCGACCCCGACGTTCCAACCCGCGCCGGGGCGCGCGCACACACGGCCCGAACCGGGACTGCTGGTCTACCCGTCGTCCACCGCGGAGCACAAGAACCACGCGACCCTGCTGGAGGCGATGGCGCTCCTACCCGACTGCCGCCTGATCTGCCCGGGGCCGCTGGTGGAGCCCGAAGCGAGCCGGCTGCTCAGCCGAGCGGCACTACCCGACCTGCGCGGACGGGTGTCCTTCCCCGGCTTCGTCAGCCTGGACGAACTGAACGCCATCTACGCCCGAGCGGACGCGGTGGTCGTGCCCTCGCTCTGGGAGGCGGCCAGCGGCGCGATGCTGGAGGCATTCAGTTGGGGGCTCCCCGTCGCCTGCGCCGACGTGGAACCGCTGCTCGCCCAGTTGGAGTTCAACCGCGCCGAAGCGACGGTCTTCCGCGCGAAGGATCCGCGGTCGCTCGCCGACGCGGTGCGGCGGCTACTCGGCGACCGGGAGCGCTACGCCGCCGCTTCACGCCGCGCCAACGAACGCCTGGCCGGCCGCACCTGGGAAGCCACCGGCCGCGACTACCTCGACGTCCTGCGCTGGGCAGCGCAGGGCGGGTCGGGTCCGGTGCCACGGTCCCCGTTCGTCGCCGCAAAGGGAGAAGCGTCATGA
- the gmd gene encoding GDP-mannose 4,6-dehydratase: MSRVALISGITGQDGSYLSEFLLDKGYTVHGIKRRSSSFNTERIDHVDVHPRSGEARLFLHYSDLSDPASLTALIRDIRPDEIYNLGAQSHVRVSFDIPGYTADVTGLGALRMMEAARAADIGCRFYQASSSEMFGSTPPPQREETPFHPRSPYACAKVYAYWSAVNYRESWNMFCANGILFNHESPRRGENFVTRKITRAVARIEAGIQDKLYLGNLDAVRDWGYAPEYVEAMWLALQQDRPDDYVIATGEGHTVREFVETAFDRVGLDWQRYVETDPAYFRPAEVDALIGDYTKARRTLGWAPKTHFTDLVRVMVDADRQLLEDERMGRLVRVDR, encoded by the coding sequence ATGTCACGAGTGGCACTCATATCCGGCATCACTGGGCAGGACGGCAGCTACCTGTCGGAATTCCTGCTCGACAAGGGATACACGGTGCACGGCATCAAACGGCGGTCGTCCTCTTTCAACACTGAGCGGATCGACCACGTCGACGTCCATCCGCGCAGCGGCGAGGCCCGACTCTTCCTGCACTACAGCGATCTGTCCGACCCGGCCTCGCTGACCGCGCTGATACGGGACATCCGCCCCGACGAGATATACAACCTCGGCGCGCAGAGCCACGTCCGAGTCTCCTTCGACATTCCCGGTTACACGGCGGACGTCACCGGGCTCGGCGCGCTTCGCATGATGGAGGCGGCCCGGGCAGCCGACATCGGTTGCCGGTTCTACCAGGCATCCTCGTCGGAGATGTTCGGCTCGACGCCACCCCCACAACGCGAGGAGACCCCGTTCCACCCGCGCAGCCCGTACGCATGCGCCAAGGTCTACGCCTACTGGTCGGCGGTCAACTACCGCGAATCCTGGAACATGTTCTGCGCCAACGGCATCCTGTTCAACCACGAGAGCCCGCGCCGCGGCGAGAACTTCGTGACCCGCAAGATCACCCGTGCGGTGGCGAGGATCGAGGCTGGCATTCAGGACAAGCTCTACCTGGGCAACCTCGACGCCGTTCGCGACTGGGGTTACGCGCCGGAGTACGTGGAAGCGATGTGGCTGGCCCTCCAACAGGACCGCCCGGACGACTACGTGATCGCCACCGGCGAGGGCCACACCGTGCGCGAGTTCGTCGAGACCGCCTTCGACCGGGTCGGGTTGGACTGGCAGCGGTACGTGGAAACGGACCCCGCCTACTTCCGTCCGGCAGAGGTGGATGCCCTCATCGGCGACTACACGAAGGCCCGGCGCACCCTGGGCTGGGCACCAAAGACGCACTTCACCGACCTGGTCCGGGTCATGGTGGACGCCGACCGGCAACTCCTCGAGGACGAGCGTATGGGGCGACTGGTCCGGGTGGACCGGTGA
- a CDS encoding glycosyltransferase: MAGDPTPAADTRERLTTVDEKRFHVLVTAGYFAPGWRAGGPIRSISEVLALASDDIQTSMLTRDRDLGSSDPYPGLSGRWEQVGRTNVFYLGVRRPGHWRSLWRSLRADRFDLLYVNSVWSAFSILPMAAARLGLLRVGRILVAPRGEFGPAALRVHRLRKRIFLTGWRWMLLDPRVLWHATTPAEAADIQRVLPRAQIGVVAVSRGPEPEQAPAELPATHHARLVFIGRISPMKNLDLVLAALAFVPVPVRLDIYGPVEDPAYWRRCREHLAALPDSVAVSYQGELRPEQVRATFSRYDAFVLPTRGENFGNAIAESLSAYCPVLCSDRTPWTAVLRDGGGLVLTELTATALGALITQVATATPEQRLAARVAAGDAYGRWRSSRTPVSVLDQARRVIRDPACRVPPQGRTP; the protein is encoded by the coding sequence ATGGCCGGCGACCCCACCCCCGCGGCGGACACCCGAGAACGACTGACAACTGTCGACGAGAAAAGATTCCACGTGCTTGTCACTGCCGGTTACTTCGCTCCCGGCTGGCGGGCCGGAGGCCCCATCCGGTCCATTTCCGAAGTGCTCGCCCTGGCCAGTGACGACATCCAGACGTCGATGCTGACCCGCGACCGCGACCTCGGTAGCAGCGACCCCTATCCGGGGCTTTCCGGTCGCTGGGAGCAGGTCGGCCGGACGAACGTCTTCTATCTCGGCGTTCGTCGGCCGGGGCACTGGCGGTCGCTCTGGCGCTCTCTCCGAGCGGACCGGTTCGACCTGCTCTACGTGAACAGTGTCTGGTCGGCGTTCTCCATCCTGCCCATGGCCGCGGCCCGGCTCGGTCTGCTGCGGGTGGGTCGCATCCTGGTCGCCCCCCGGGGAGAGTTCGGCCCTGCGGCTCTCCGGGTGCACCGGCTCCGTAAGCGGATCTTCCTGACGGGCTGGCGGTGGATGCTGCTCGACCCTCGGGTGCTGTGGCACGCCACCACCCCGGCCGAGGCCGCCGACATCCAGCGGGTGTTGCCCCGGGCGCAGATCGGCGTCGTCGCTGTCAGCCGTGGCCCGGAGCCGGAACAGGCGCCGGCGGAGTTGCCCGCGACCCACCACGCGCGGCTGGTCTTCATCGGGCGGATCTCTCCGATGAAGAACCTCGACCTGGTGTTGGCCGCGCTCGCCTTCGTGCCGGTGCCGGTGCGGCTGGACATCTACGGCCCGGTGGAGGACCCGGCGTACTGGCGGCGCTGCCGGGAGCATCTGGCCGCACTGCCCGACTCGGTCGCCGTCAGCTACCAGGGTGAGTTGCGGCCCGAGCAGGTCCGGGCGACCTTCTCGCGGTACGACGCCTTCGTGCTGCCGACCCGGGGGGAAAACTTCGGCAACGCCATCGCGGAGAGCCTGTCGGCGTACTGCCCGGTGCTCTGCTCCGACCGGACGCCATGGACGGCGGTGCTGCGCGACGGTGGTGGACTGGTCCTCACCGAGCTGACCGCGACGGCGCTCGGTGCCCTGATCACGCAGGTGGCCACCGCCACGCCCGAGCAGCGGCTGGCAGCCCGGGTCGCGGCGGGGGACGCCTACGGCCGCTGGCGGTCGAGCAGGACGCCGGTCAGTGTTCTCGACCAGGCACGGCGGGTGATTCGCGATCCGGCGTGCCGGGTGCCTCCACAGGGGCGGACACCGTGA